In Pantoea agglomerans, the genomic stretch AAAGGTCAGCGGAAATATCGCCAGCAGATAGACGGCGAACACAATAAAGCTGAAGTGGCCGATCCAGCTGCTAAAGGCGTAAATGCGCCCGGCGAGCGACGCGGGCCAGTCGGCAACCACCAGATAGCGGCTGCCTAAAATCAACGCGAATAAAATATTAAACAGAGCAAACCAGTGCCCCCAACTGATCATCTGGGACACTTTTTCGCGGTAGCGCTGCCGGTTGGTTACCATATTATGCGATCAAATAGGCGATTAATGGGCGTTGTCGTCGCGCACGGAGGCCTGCAGGGCTTCCGCGAAAGAACGTGCCAGAGAACGGCGCTGCGCCGGGGCAACGTCGCTGTTGATCACGTTGGTCACCATATTCCCCAGCACCATCAGGGAAAGGTCGGTTGGCGCATTGTCTTTCTGCAGCACCTGGGCCAGTTGCGCGAGGAGTTTTTCCACGCGTTCGTCGCTGTAACGGGATGATTGTGGCATATCGTCGACTAATCTCGTTTCAAAAGGCGATATAGTACCGTAACAACAGGGTTTTTACCGCAATTTTATCGAAAGCGCATCGATCGGCTAAAGCATGGAGTTGAAAGCCGATGCGGGCGGTGTT encodes the following:
- a CDS encoding YejL family protein is translated as MPQSSRYSDERVEKLLAQLAQVLQKDNAPTDLSLMVLGNMVTNVINSDVAPAQRRSLARSFAEALQASVRDDNAH